aaaatttacgatttaatttaaatttttaaataataaataatttaatttttaaattttttattaataaaatatttattcttttaaatttactgttattcataaaaaaataaataaattataaactctTTCAACATACATTAAGatattttatagtaattttatattaaacattttttattatataaatctttaaatttttaaatttttaatttttaatttatattaaatatctaTATTAGTTTTATATTAAAGATAAAACTATTATATGACATGAATCGTTAacgtttaaatttattaatttttaatttatattaaaatattttaatgtaattttatattaaatattttttattatgttaaagtaatatattacttttataaaatttatataatttttattaaaataagaactaaattattttgttatagttcaacaataaattttaattaaataattattctattaacaaaataaaattttaggaattaaattatttcatattttatagtagtattatattaaatatgtttttctattatattaatataaatcattttaaagtgtttgtattttatttttttattttatactctgattataatatattttaaaaaattaaaaattaaagatttaaaaatttaagaatttatgtaatggaaaaaatatttaatataaaactgCTATAAAATGTCTTAGATATATATTGAAAGAGTTCAGgacgtatttatttttttatgaattaatattttattaataaaataaaaatttaaaaattataattatttgaaaaaattataagatgaaatttaaattataattaaattacaattatttgaaaaaataaatatttaaaaatactttactaacaaaataaaatattttatgtgaataataattatttgaaaaaataattatttgagaataaatattttactaataaaataaaaatttaaaaattataattaaattataattatttgaaaaaattataaaatgaaatttcgCTCAATTTCCCCATTAACaattaataatcaaataataataataatatacaacATTCAAATTTTCAGATTGAAATTCACTAGATATTCAAATTTCATTTAATATAAAACTGTTATAAAATGTCTGAAAAGTTAACAAcagtaaatttaagaaaataaatattttactaataaaataaaaacttaaaaattaaattatttatcatttaaaaagtttaaaattaaattgtaaattttattaaattttaaaaattataatataaattaattttaatatatatatatatatatatatatatatatataaatacctTACCGAATTTATAAAGTGCAATAaggtattaattttaattttttaattttttttatttttataaatgtaataaaatattatttttattttttatttttaatatcatatttataattacgatatttattttttaaaaattctatcGCACCGTAAGCTTTacctaattttaaaaaagtgcATTTAGAATTCAAAATTTACTTCGATCTGAAAATAAAAGTAAGgtttaagaattaattttttaaaaaacagtcAAAAAGCCCGAATACAGATGTTAAATTTAGCGGATCTTGCAGCTGGCACTCTTTCCTTTAACCATGCGATGTCGTTTTTACTCTGTGTTTCTCGATTATTATATGCACCGTTTTGATGTTTTTCATTTAGGGCCATGCGTTCTCCATTTGCCACTTCTTTGTTTTGATCAGAGGATTCCACAGATAGGGACAGCAATTGAAGAAATAATGGAAAttaaatttctcaattaaatCCCAAAAAAATTCTCACCAACTTAGTATGGAAAGGATGGAAATTGAGAACGTAAAAACAAATTATGGAGGTTGAGGTTACAAACATATCCTtgacatacataaaaaaagcAAAAGCCACATGGTAAGTATATAACAgtatatttcttttcttttcttttcttttcttttcttttctatgcACTTCCTCACGTACCGTACGGTAACCAAACAATATAATGGAAAATaaacttcttttcttttcctttttctttttctttttctttttcaattccATTGCACAAGGAACCAAACAAAGGCTAAAATAGCATCAATCATAAGATGCTAATGTAATGCATATAACAAAAGGCAGGCCCAAAATCAGCaaagaaaagcaaaaagaaTAAGGAAAATAAAACATCTATGCTAATAGAGCATTTAGTAGGCTCTAATAAGAATATGAAGATAGAAGGCCTTAGTGATTATATGACCAGTAGTTTAAGTAGAAGTGATTCTTTAGAACCAGAGCAAGAAACTGGCAGCCATGCATCTCACTTCCACATCAGGTCCAAAACtcagtaaagaaagaaattgatctCACATTCCAAATTGGCCACAAACATTATTTCTACTCCTGAATTTCATCAGAAAATCTTTGTGTCACCTTGAATTTTAAAAACGTACTGAATGACACACCTAAACTATTCAAAGTATCACTAAAATCACCTTGCTATCCTAGTACATGATAGTGTAGACTATAAACGCATTGACATATATCTATAAAACTCAAATTTCGCTTAGGTTCGCCCACTAACAATCAAtagtctaataataataatcatatgcaacatccaaattttcaaattgaaaTTCACTCCATATTGCTTACAGTCAAAGAATATTCTCCTATGAATTCAAATTAGTCTAAGAATGCTATAGAAGATTCATGCTGACTACTAATTTTGATTACAAGATCATCTTAATTCTACTTTAAAAGTTGAGGTGCCCAggattttttgataaaattcagGGATATAAATATGTATTATGCCATTctaaatttatcaaatatttcaATACACCTTGTCTAAATCCAATTCACAATCATTTGAAATACGTATCCAAACTGAGCCATAACAAGTTTGTCAAATATACATGCTCTGCCTCTGCCATACTAATCTAAAATAAGCTTGACTGGAAGAGATTCTGAAACATGAACTTTATTTAACATCTGCTACACTCAAATGAAGTGAACAATGCGTTTTAAAAACTAGCAACATCCATATAATGCTGTTCATAAATTGTTCCAATTCACCagtaattgagaaatgaaagatTCTCAGAGGTTCAAACTTACAGTACCAAAACGAACCAGCGAGACTAAACTAGTTCAAAACAAGAAACTGCAATTACTCTACAATGATCAACTAAGCGTAACCCATGtcgaaattaaaatttctaaacGTTTGATTAActcatgtttttgcagaaaaccAAAAGGTCGGAAAGAGAGAAACTGTAATATCTCAAATTTGGAAGGCAGAAGAAAGCAAATGGAGGCTACCCCATTTGGGCATAACAACGAGCACCTGGGTTGCAGACgctgtcttttcttgttttgcTTTGTCAACCGCAACAAATCTCCTTCAGCTTATTAGCGGCCGATTGATCAACCAAATACTGCACataccagaaaaaaaaaattcaaatcatcCGAAAAAGATTCATAAAACAAATATATCAGAAATAATCGAAAAAGACCTTATTGAGGACCCAGAGGGAGTGATTATAGGCTCGGCGAAAGAGCTCGTCGAGGGAAGTCGTGTCGTTAACGTCGACCTCTCTGTAGTTAACGAAGTTTTCGCGCACATATTTAGCATAATAAGGCCTCGTGTCCACCGGTAGACGCCTTACTAACCTCAGAACCTCGCCGTACACTCTCAACGCTTTCTGCATGTCTCTCTGCAAGGACCAAACCAAGAACGAAGCATTTACCGTTCAGCCAATTGTGGAAGCTATTGCCCTTGAAAATGTTCTTGGCCCACAAACACGGTCATGGGCTAAATGACCCAAGTAACACACTTGGCTCACTGCTCAGCTCGTAAAAGAGATGGGCACTCCTGGGCTTCTTCTTCATGGACTCGTAAGTGGTAACCATTAGGATTCTCGGACAATTTCAGAGCACTTTCCTGGTGGGGCCATTGAAAATGTTCTTGGCCCACAAACACGGTCATGGGCTGAATGACCCAAGTAACACACTTGGCTCACTGCTCAGCTCGTCAAAGAGATGGGCACTCCTGGGCTTCTTCTTCATGGACTCGTAAGTGGTAACCATTAGGATTCTCGGACAATTTCAGAGCACTTTCCTGGTGGGGCCATTGGCTTTACGTGACCCTCTCACCCCCCATTAGCCTTCTTGATGAAGCTGGGAGACCTCGATCACTGTGCTCTTTCTATATATCGTCCTCTTTTCGGTTGGAACTATCATCTTTTTCCGCTCTGTTCTTCTAAAATCTCGGTTAGTTTTAGTAATATACATTATTTCTTTTGGCTTTGTACAACAATTGTTTGATAGTTCTTGCGTTCTTAcgatttatgatttttttttctcctgtTTTTCTTATCTTCTGCACCTGCCTCTTCCCAATTctgtttctttcttcttcttttttttcttcaaatctgttGGCGTTATCTTGTATGATCAATGAAATTGTCTAATGGGTTTTGTTTTAAGTGAGATATTGAAATTAATAACTGTGGTTGCAGTAGCTTCCTTTTGTTCTTGAGCTTGGCTAAAGACTGGAGTCTGGAGAGCTGGTATTTTGCTTTAGCTGCCAATATTGAGTTATTAACTCTTGCATTAAGATCACACTACAGAAATGTCTTTAGGCGTCATTTGAATATCTGTGAATTTCACATGATGagttatttgaattaaatatcaTGTTACACATCTATCCAAATGAAGTTGAGTTTTTCATAAGAGAATTACGAAAATTGCAAAACTTTATTTGTCTGGGAATTCTGTTTTATGAACATTCAATTGATCAATTCTAGCTTTGTTTGATTTGACGATGTATCTTTATTATCTGGGTTATGATTGTTCATGGTTTATGTTTTCTTGCaatcttttttccttttcctttcattGTGGAAGTTATGAAAGTCAGGCGTTCATGATACTGCTGTTTCCACCTTAGTTTTAGTAAATAACCTTTTCTGTTGATGGAATATGATTGGATTTGTGGATATGGTCTTTTGAATATGGTTCCAATAGGATTTTATTTTGGGGAAATGTCTAAAAAAATCCCGAACTTTGCACTTTTTAACAATTGTACCCTTAACATTTTTCTTTGATAAAAATACCTTATACTAATGACTTTTTTATAATTGTCTAACAAATAAAAACCCTAAATAGAGTTGTCTCACCCATCTGCATTTCTAATACTTGCACTACACTTTACTTCTTTTGTCTCTATATCTgttttttaagtttaaatattactctaattagagtttttttttttttttttgaatttgggGGTTTTTATACTAAAATTGGATTTCTCCGTAAATTTTTAACAGGAATATTAACGGAACAAATTATTTGTATAggtatttttatcaaaaaaaaaaaaagttaatggtACAATTGTAAAAAGTTCAAAGTTTGGCAttatcccttttattttacCATCTAGGGGCAGGTGGCATTGCCATTCCAAATCCAAAGTGTAGTATTTGGGAGATGGTGTTCTTACACCACTGTTTATGTGTCTCAACATTGTGAAGATTTGGAAAAATCATATTGAATTGGCAGAGAgcaatcacaaaaaaaaaagcatgcTCTAAACAAATTGTCAAGTGTCCACATATAAGGCAAATTGTCATATATTAAGACCATAATGAATTCAACTTATTCATCATTATGGATAATATTGTTACGTATAGGACGTCTAGGTGGAGGAAGAAAAGAGTGATGGAAGATACTGCAGAAGTTGACTCTTAGACTCTTATTAAGAAGCAGAAGATTGATAAGGTTATGGAGGGAAAAATAAGTCGGTCAGTGAGTTGTTAGATTTGGAGGGAAAAGTTAGAGAATCTATTGTAATTCagttgtgtgtgtgtgtgtgtgacaGTTATTGGTGATTAGATTGTATAGAAGGGAAGAGGAAGCACCTGTGTTTTCAATAACAATCTGTTACATTCTCTCTTCTGTTCTTCTCTATTCTGTTCCActattctctctttttttttcccttctttctctatcttcctttctcttttctACTGCTCTTTTTAGTTTCTGTAACAAATATGTGcaatcaaatttatttgttaGGTTTTTTATGTATTGTCTTTGTTTCCCTGTGGGTTTCCTAGCAGAAAGTAAAGGAACCAAAAGGTGTTTTTGGATAGAATGGGCTGCATTTGGGTTCACATAAAAAATAAGTATTCATTCAGGTAGAGACTTATGCACAAATTTAAATCTGTTTGCTATTTTAAGATGCTGAGAAATGAGGATTGGTAAATCTAGTTCTGGATGTCTCTAAGTTGGTAGTTgcatctctttttattttttgtgaaaaatattttgtggaaaaaaatatttttcaataagataatttatttttcattattatattttaatttaaaaataaaatatattaatgaatttatatataaaaatcttaataagattctcaaaatgcataaaaatcttaaagcatcacctaatcttcaactagaataaaagatttcagcctctcatggctgaaacaaaaacaaaaaataaaagaaaagaagaaaggtagaagaagagatgtgaatctcgTAGGTGCCTCTAAGGGGGCTTGAAAGAgcatgtagaggctccttatgtgtctttttatacttgaaaagtgttgccctagatgatacttgcttcctaattagtgaagaggctgcccaaaagacttcaagagactgtccaaaatgcccttggtccaagatatgccatccatgcacatgtgaaaagggaaaaacgtgaggcatgtgttcaagtgcaaggagtggggcctttggtctttgcttgctgcccaagtgtcttcaagatgctgtccAAGACTTGCCTACACACTCTccttgctgcccatgcactaataaggaaggtgaagcctcctttgcaatttgaattttgaatgtgcaaggcatgaggtgacAAGCATGTGAtttttggatttagcttccttaataaactggattttgaaattcaaaatttgaatatgaatattgaagatttgaatttcaaaatactttccttatttggatcTTCATTTATGGTAACTTGAGACTtgacttcttgaataaggaaaatgctatttggaaatttgaattttgaatttcaaattgttttggctgaatgttctttccttctttgccactttctttatttagaacttttcttatttagcttcacttgattccaacttagcagacttgctctcctttgctccatttaaggcagttttaaaggtatgtcaagagcactaaattaagcagaagtcatgtaaataatcatcaataatatcaagataaaatgggctaaaatatgttctatcaactttgttattgtcttaattgatgatatcttagtgtatttcagaaacgcagaggagcatgcctatcatctgaggatagttttgcagaccctgagggagcacggcttgtatgccaagttctccaagtgtgaattctggttaaggagcatttcattcttagggcatgtggtgtcagaaaaaggaattcaagtggaccctaagaaagtagaagctgtagctaactggcccagactctctacagttacagagattaagagctttttgggtctagcaggttactacaggagattcgttcaggacttttccaAAATTGccactcctatgaccagattaacccaGAAGAAtaagaggtttgtgtggtctgatcagtgctgacgcggaaccctatggcacaagcctcaaacccacacgcacaagtagatatggaatccaaagatctgataaacccacctcctatggcactccacacttagagaagctgaaacaccaatgattaaaggatttagatgagaatctgacaaacgccactataaatagttgataagttaatcgagattcctggtgcaattgatgaaagcaaatcctcactctcactcaaagcaatacacgccaaaggcatgaaaataattctgataatttgatttcaaagctgtctcttacaattgtttcttatccttatatagtaaggagaaaaacaattaaaaccctaagacactcttcttaggcctgacttaaacacataaggcccaagcccaatcacatactaaaataacacataagtattaaaacataagcccaaaaatatggcccaacactctaaaacttaaaggtaaaatatggccagaatacaagcccaaacaaagttaaaataaaacaagtgttaaatcataaaaatgtagcaagcccatcatatcaatgctgaataaattagacagcgctatctccattacacactttaagcaaggtgagtagcttaggtgtgtcttcaagcttcacgagacatttgctaaaggcaagctcagtcaattcttgtgttacttgttcttgaatgtgtaagttcatagctgctttaagcttcttagctttgctccttgtcactggtccgctagggagcaccaatggatccttgcttccttgattctcgtgtgattgtgcttgctggttcgtatcattccctccttcctcgaaaagatttgtcctcaaatctggaacatggtcaaaaggagacaagtcagacacattaaaggtagcactaaccccatactgacctggcaagtctattttataagcattgtcattgattcgctctaagacttgaaatggaccatcaccacgagcatccagcttattcttcctctgatttggaaatcgttcctttcggaagtgcacccaaacccaatcaccaggAACAAACACCACTTTCTTCCGTCTCCTATTTGTCCTATCAGCATACACCTTGTTCCTCTTCTCTATGTTAGACCTAGCCTTCTCATGCAAGGACTTCACCAATTCTGCCTTTTTAGTACCATCTAAGCTAGCAAGCTCATGTAAAGGTaaaggaacaagatcaagtacagttagtgggttaaaaccataaacaagctcaaatggagaaaaccccgtagaagaatgtatgctgcggttatatgcaaactcaatgaaaggcaagcattcttcccaagtgttcaaattcttacccactatagctctgagtaaggtaccaagagttctattcaccacctctgtttggccatctgtctgtggatgacaagtagtagaatataAGAGTTTAGTACCCAACTTACCCCACAATACTTTCCAAAATTGCGAAAGGTACTTTGcatctctatctgacacaattgtcCTTGGCACTCCATGAAGTCGAACCACTTCCCTGAAGAACAAGTCAGCTATATTGATGGcgtcatcagttttatggcaaggaatgaagtgagccatcttgctaaacctgtcaacaacaacaaatatg
This region of Manihot esculenta cultivar AM560-2 chromosome 10, M.esculenta_v8, whole genome shotgun sequence genomic DNA includes:
- the LOC122724791 gene encoding LYR motif-containing protein At3g19508-like → MQKALRVYGEVLRLVRRLPVDTRPYYAKYVRENFVNYREVDVNDTTSLDELFRRAYNHSLWVLNKYLVDQSAANKLKEICCG